The Methanosphaera stadtmanae DSM 3091 genome includes a window with the following:
- a CDS encoding 50S ribosomal protein L21e, with translation MRKSKGFKSRSRYKLKRSIRPKRANPISRKIQVFEVGNKVHIIVDSSIHRGQPHPRFHGKTGEVVGQKGKAYLVAIKDGNKAKELIIRPEHLKLQE, from the coding sequence ATGAGAAAATCAAAAGGATTTAAAAGTCGATCAAGATATAAACTTAAAAGAAGCATCAGACCTAAACGAGCTAATCCAATATCCAGAAAAATACAAGTATTTGAAGTAGGAAACAAAGTACATATAATAGTAGATTCAAGTATCCACAGAGGACAACCACATCCAAGATTCCATGGAAAAACTGGAGAAGTAGTTGGACAAAAAGGAAAAGCTTATCTTGTTGCTATTAAAGATGGAAACAAAGCAAAAGAATTAATTATAAGACCAGAACATCTTAAATTACAAGAGTGA
- a CDS encoding RNA polymerase Rpb4 family protein produces the protein MMIGKKVIDTKPITISEAKEILMKKVEEKVDENNEIDGHQFTYEQNLTIDYVNKFALLDADDAKELRTKLEEYLTPVQAVKVVDLMPEDLDDLRLIFAKERGTFETDALKNILDLLDQYR, from the coding sequence ATGATGATTGGAAAAAAAGTCATTGATACAAAACCTATTACAATATCTGAAGCAAAAGAAATTCTAATGAAAAAAGTAGAAGAAAAAGTGGATGAAAATAACGAAATCGATGGCCACCAATTTACATATGAACAGAATCTCACTATTGACTATGTCAATAAATTTGCACTATTAGATGCTGATGATGCTAAAGAATTAAGAACTAAATTAGAAGAGTATCTTACACCTGTGCAAGCTGTAAAAGTAGTGGACTTAATGCCTGAAGATCTTGATGATCTTAGATTAATCTTTGCAAAAGAAAGAGGAACTTTCGAAACAGATGCATTAAAAAACATTTTAGATTTATTGGATCAATATCGATAA
- a CDS encoding signal recognition particle protein Srp54 codes for MLEGLSESLTQTMKKLAGMSIIDKKTLKDVTKDIQRALIQSDVNVKVVFGLTKKIEKRALEEELPKGLSPKEHVMRIVYQELVNLIGEKPEELKINRKPYKIMMLGLQGSGKTTTTAKLVKHLKKKGHTSAIVCTDTWRPAAYEQLRQLTEPLDVPVFGDPENKDAIDLAKKGLEKCGSKYDVILVDTAGRHKEEKDLLDEMAELSQIVQPDEVILVIDGTIGQQARSQAETFKKTTDIGSIIVSKLDGSAKGGGALSAVAEIRAPIKFIGTGERVDDFEAFDPERFISRLLGMGDLDTLIEKAAEVTSEKSDKEMIDSIISGKFTLKDMENQLEMMNKMGPIQQIMKLIPGLGNQLPANASKVTEEKLGMYKILMNSMTTYELENPEVIKKSRINRISRGAGLTNDDVKDLLKYYNVTKKALKGMGKRNMSGPMGKLMRHMQR; via the coding sequence ATGCTAGAAGGATTAAGTGAGAGTCTAACACAAACAATGAAAAAATTAGCGGGAATGTCTATAATCGATAAAAAAACATTGAAAGATGTTACAAAGGATATACAAAGAGCACTCATACAATCAGATGTAAATGTTAAAGTAGTATTTGGTCTTACAAAAAAAATAGAAAAACGAGCACTTGAAGAAGAATTACCAAAAGGACTAAGTCCTAAAGAACATGTAATGCGTATTGTATACCAAGAGCTAGTAAATTTAATTGGTGAAAAACCTGAAGAACTAAAAATTAACAGGAAACCATACAAAATAATGATGTTAGGTCTACAAGGTAGTGGTAAAACAACTACAACAGCAAAATTAGTGAAACATCTGAAGAAAAAAGGACATACATCAGCAATAGTATGTACAGATACTTGGAGACCTGCAGCATATGAACAGTTAAGACAACTAACAGAACCATTAGATGTACCAGTATTTGGAGATCCTGAAAATAAGGATGCAATTGATCTTGCCAAGAAAGGACTTGAAAAATGTGGTTCTAAATACGATGTAATATTAGTTGATACAGCAGGAAGACATAAAGAAGAAAAAGACCTACTTGACGAAATGGCTGAATTAAGCCAAATAGTTCAACCTGATGAAGTAATACTTGTTATAGATGGAACAATAGGACAACAAGCACGTAGCCAAGCAGAAACATTCAAGAAAACAACAGATATTGGTTCAATTATAGTAAGTAAACTTGATGGATCTGCAAAAGGTGGAGGTGCATTATCTGCTGTAGCTGAAATAAGAGCACCAATAAAATTTATAGGTACAGGAGAACGTGTGGATGACTTTGAAGCATTTGATCCTGAAAGATTTATTTCACGATTACTTGGAATGGGCGACCTTGACACATTAATAGAAAAAGCTGCAGAAGTAACTTCAGAGAAATCTGATAAAGAAATGATAGATTCCATCATAAGTGGTAAATTTACATTAAAAGATATGGAAAATCAGTTAGAAATGATGAATAAAATGGGACCTATCCAACAAATAATGAAATTAATACCAGGTCTTGGTAATCAACTACCAGCCAATGCATCAAAAGTAACAGAAGAGAAACTAGGAATGTATAAAATACTAATGAATTCAATGACAACATATGAATTGGAAAATCCTGAAGTAATTAAAAAATCAAGAATAAATCGTATAAGTAGAGGAGCAGGACTTACAAATGATGATGTTAAAGACCTACTTAAATACTATAATGTAACTAAGAAAGCCTTAAAAGGTATGGGTAAACGTAACATGAGTGGACCTATGGGTAAACTTATGCGACATATGCAAAGATAA
- the rsmA gene encoding 16S rRNA (adenine(1518)-N(6)/adenine(1519)-N(6))-dimethyltransferase RsmA, with product MSNTKEILEKYNIKLDTNKSQNYLIDDNKLNIILENADIQDNETILEIGAGIGTLTLPMAKKAKKVIAIEKDPIIVDILKQQIIKEKLTNIEIIKDDALKVDFPKFDKVVSNLPYQISSPVTFKLLEYPFKKAILMYQLEFAKRMQAKPDTHEYSRLSVALSYRADTKIIDTLPPEAFIPKPKIKSAVIELIPKNNKPIDKLLDNTIRALFQHRNKKAKKALIQSAHELGVDKKVLKQKLSNVTNDLFEEKVFKLTPTQIKEISLILEGNL from the coding sequence ATGTCAAATACAAAAGAGATACTAGAAAAATATAATATTAAACTAGATACAAATAAGAGTCAAAACTATCTAATTGATGATAATAAACTTAACATAATTCTAGAAAATGCAGATATTCAAGATAATGAAACAATTCTTGAAATTGGTGCTGGAATTGGAACACTAACACTTCCTATGGCTAAAAAAGCTAAAAAAGTAATAGCCATAGAAAAGGATCCTATTATAGTTGACATACTAAAACAACAAATCATAAAAGAAAAACTAACAAACATAGAAATAATCAAAGATGATGCTCTAAAAGTAGACTTTCCAAAGTTTGACAAAGTAGTTTCAAATCTACCATACCAGATATCTTCACCAGTGACATTCAAATTACTAGAATATCCCTTTAAAAAAGCTATTTTAATGTATCAACTAGAATTTGCAAAAAGAATGCAGGCAAAACCAGATACGCATGAATATTCTAGATTATCAGTTGCCCTATCCTATAGAGCAGATACAAAAATTATAGATACTTTACCTCCTGAAGCATTCATACCAAAACCTAAAATTAAAAGTGCAGTAATAGAATTAATACCTAAAAATAACAAACCAATTGATAAACTATTAGATAATACAATACGAGCCTTATTCCAACATAGAAATAAAAAAGCAAAAAAAGCATTAATTCAATCAGCACATGAATTAGGTGTTGATAAAAAGGTATTAAAACAAAAATTAAGTAATGTTACTAATGACTTATTTGAAGAAAAAGTATTTAAACTAACTCCAACTCAAATAAAAGAAATATCATTAATATTAGAGG
- a CDS encoding tRNA pseudouridine(54/55) synthase Pus10, which produces MTEKEYNTRQTQNYALCPKCLSRIYRNPKDRDNSIIPLINNTQKCSICNNLLLNEDKIFKLILKKIKMLKIEFDTFLIATQINNQTITKNQKEIYKITNYHGNNDIKHQIRRDISRLIEEKLGKTYDYKNPEVVIMVKIRKKPYKHNPYPEISNVNIFIDSNPIFIEGKYRKLVRGIPQTKWPCTHCKGKGCEACDYTGQQYKDTVEDLISREILPMTNGNTTKFHGSGREDIDVRMLGEGRPFVIEVKHPFKRKIDLKFLRVLVNSHSDGKIEINDLKYVTKERKASIKNSSVESYKIYSAIAEFENGVTSKDIYNIEKLKTIDQRTPIRVEHRRADLIRTREIKNIEVERINSKKLHLIIKCQGGLYIKELISGDNNRTKPSVSSITNNQAECTQLDVLKVHIPE; this is translated from the coding sequence ATGACAGAAAAAGAATATAATACAAGACAAACACAAAACTATGCTTTATGTCCTAAATGTCTATCTAGAATATATAGAAATCCAAAAGATAGAGACAATTCAATAATACCATTGATTAATAATACTCAAAAATGTAGTATTTGTAACAATCTACTTTTAAATGAAGATAAAATATTTAAACTTATTCTAAAAAAAATAAAGATGTTAAAAATTGAATTTGACACTTTTTTAATAGCAACACAAATAAATAATCAGACAATTACTAAAAATCAAAAAGAAATTTACAAAATAACAAATTATCATGGAAATAATGACATAAAGCACCAAATAAGACGGGATATAAGTCGTTTAATTGAAGAAAAATTAGGTAAAACCTATGATTATAAAAATCCTGAAGTTGTGATAATGGTAAAAATAAGAAAAAAACCATATAAACACAATCCATACCCAGAAATAAGTAATGTTAATATTTTTATTGATTCTAACCCAATATTTATTGAAGGTAAATATCGTAAGTTAGTACGTGGAATTCCACAAACAAAATGGCCATGTACACATTGTAAAGGAAAAGGATGTGAAGCTTGTGATTATACAGGACAACAATATAAAGATACTGTTGAAGACCTAATATCAAGAGAGATACTTCCAATGACAAATGGAAACACGACAAAATTCCATGGATCTGGAAGAGAAGATATTGATGTTAGAATGTTAGGTGAAGGTAGACCTTTTGTAATTGAAGTAAAACATCCCTTTAAAAGAAAAATCGATTTAAAATTTCTTAGAGTTCTTGTAAATAGTCATAGTGATGGAAAAATAGAAATAAATGACTTAAAATACGTTACTAAAGAAAGAAAAGCAAGTATAAAAAATAGTTCTGTTGAAAGTTACAAAATATACTCTGCAATAGCTGAATTTGAAAATGGAGTTACAAGTAAGGATATCTATAACATTGAAAAATTAAAAACCATAGATCAAAGAACTCCAATACGCGTAGAACATAGACGTGCTGATTTAATAAGAACAAGAGAAATTAAAAATATTGAAGTTGAACGGATAAATAGTAAAAAATTACATCTTATAATTAAATGTCAAGGTGGATTATATATCAAAGAACTTATATCTGGAGATAATAATCGTACAAAACCAAGTGTATCAAGTATAACCAATAATCAAGCAGAATGTACACAATTAGATGTTTTAAAAGTACACATCCCAGAATAA
- a CDS encoding glycosyltransferase family protein has protein sequence MVMQMLFKENKISDLTGNIKELLHESRFFSKCYLYKNSLSNQHTQNKNQVINAQKITHIKSLDKLFKKIREFTHIHEPNKVIKDIEVKSYKKYDDNAPKISIFIFNNNTSHLKQLFNSIIKHTDYPNYELILINNGIESTLMESLKSISRNIPLKIYNQKNQNFSNIYSQIMKYVFGDYVLFLNSSVNVVDGWLNHLLDTATSHDDVGAVGSRIVYSKEVSNNQLYIKNDGTSFKEINTQIVPYDINDKKPYVPSKTSTKPVPALSHMLLVEKSKFNEVGGFSLEYDNGFEIEDLCLKLYEKGYVNYCNTDSILFYSVDESEKSPIQDLLDKREEKNRTFFVKKWNTFLKKELFIDKINKNNIFTDKPLKIAFVVSEKGKHANIADYFIGMGLARSLNNMGYETEFLSEKIDDIYNINEDIDVLISFLNRYDIDKIKTKNSLLIKIAWVINWFEWWVNKSYFESYDIVLVSNTEGIKYIEKNTGYKPILFPKATDTSMYNSKVESVKKYECDYCFAGNYWDDRERDLVNSLVPEDIPYDFNLYGNWWDKTKLKSFYKKRISYMNMPKVYASTKIVLDDATDFTDTSSSINTRVFDALAVGVLVISNGKEGIREFFGDKLPIYDSKESLEELLDFYISNPDRRKAKVEQLQSMVLKHYTYDIRANKLVEILLDYVKSTKILIKIPVTEEYDKRIWGDYHFAIHLQHEFNKKGYYCKLQKKINWDSVSDGLYDVVILLRGLYEYVPKIIHYNIMWNISHPDLVSVGEYDSYNQVYVASKYWTNALKNVLKTDVEELLQCTDTTLFHRQYTPEYDTQLLFVGNSRNVYRKVLHDLLPTEYDLNVYGDGWNGIVDDKYIIAEHIPNKQLYKAYSSTKVVLNDHWKDMREKGFISNRIFDAVACGTVVLSDNIYGIRDIFPENAVVLYDGEKDINNKIEEALKIGPINPSLVKEHTFKKRVDKIIDDYEKKCGK, from the coding sequence ATGGTTATGCAGATGTTATTTAAAGAGAATAAAATCAGTGATTTAACAGGGAATATTAAGGAACTTCTACATGAGAGTAGATTCTTTAGCAAATGCTATCTATATAAAAATTCCTTATCAAATCAGCATACACAGAATAAAAATCAGGTAATAAATGCTCAAAAAATAACTCATATTAAATCATTAGATAAATTATTTAAGAAAATTAGGGAATTTACTCATATTCATGAACCTAATAAAGTAATAAAGGATATAGAAGTAAAATCATACAAAAAATATGATGATAATGCTCCAAAAATATCTATTTTTATTTTCAATAATAATACTTCCCATTTAAAACAATTATTTAACTCAATTATAAAACATACAGACTATCCCAATTATGAATTGATTCTCATTAATAATGGAATAGAAAGCACTTTAATGGAATCTTTAAAGTCAATATCTAGAAATATACCATTAAAAATATATAATCAAAAAAATCAGAACTTTTCAAACATTTATTCACAAATTATGAAATATGTATTTGGAGATTATGTTCTATTTTTAAATAGTTCAGTAAATGTGGTGGATGGATGGCTTAATCATCTATTAGATACAGCAACCTCTCATGATGATGTAGGGGCTGTAGGTTCAAGAATAGTATATTCTAAGGAAGTATCAAACAATCAACTATATATTAAAAACGATGGTACGAGTTTTAAGGAAATTAATACTCAAATAGTGCCTTATGATATTAATGATAAAAAACCATATGTTCCTAGTAAAACAAGTACTAAACCAGTACCGGCATTATCACATATGTTACTTGTTGAGAAATCTAAATTTAATGAAGTAGGTGGTTTTAGTTTAGAATATGATAATGGTTTTGAAATAGAGGATTTATGTCTAAAATTATATGAGAAGGGCTATGTAAATTACTGTAATACAGATTCAATACTGTTCTATTCTGTGGATGAATCTGAAAAATCACCTATACAGGATTTATTAGATAAAAGAGAGGAAAAAAATAGAACATTTTTCGTAAAAAAATGGAATACCTTTCTAAAAAAAGAATTATTCATAGATAAAATCAATAAAAATAATATATTCACGGATAAACCATTAAAAATTGCATTTGTAGTATCAGAAAAGGGTAAACATGCAAATATAGCTGATTATTTTATTGGTATGGGTTTGGCTAGAAGTCTTAATAATATGGGATATGAAACTGAATTTCTATCTGAAAAAATTGATGATATTTATAATATAAATGAAGATATTGATGTTTTAATATCATTCTTAAATAGGTATGATATTGATAAAATTAAGACAAAAAATTCTCTTCTAATAAAAATTGCATGGGTAATTAATTGGTTTGAATGGTGGGTTAATAAATCCTATTTTGAATCATATGATATTGTTCTTGTCTCAAATACTGAAGGAATTAAATATATTGAAAAAAATACTGGATATAAACCAATACTATTTCCAAAGGCAACAGACACATCTATGTATAATTCAAAAGTGGAAAGTGTAAAAAAATATGAATGTGATTATTGTTTTGCTGGTAATTATTGGGATGATAGAGAAAGAGATCTAGTAAATTCTCTTGTTCCAGAGGATATTCCATATGACTTTAATTTATATGGTAACTGGTGGGATAAAACCAAACTTAAATCATTCTATAAGAAGAGAATATCCTATATGAACATGCCAAAGGTATATGCATCTACAAAAATAGTACTTGATGATGCAACAGACTTTACAGACACATCATCATCTATTAATACAAGAGTATTTGATGCTTTAGCTGTAGGTGTACTTGTAATAAGTAATGGAAAAGAGGGTATACGGGAATTTTTTGGAGATAAATTGCCAATATATGATTCAAAGGAATCACTTGAGGAATTATTGGACTTTTATATATCAAATCCAGATAGAAGAAAAGCAAAAGTAGAACAACTTCAATCAATGGTATTAAAACATTATACATATGATATACGTGCTAATAAACTTGTTGAAATTCTTTTAGATTATGTTAAATCCACAAAGATTCTAATAAAAATACCAGTAACTGAGGAATATGATAAAAGAATATGGGGTGATTACCATTTTGCCATCCACTTACAACATGAATTTAATAAAAAAGGATATTATTGTAAATTACAGAAAAAAATTAACTGGGATTCAGTTAGTGATGGATTGTATGATGTTGTAATTCTACTTAGGGGATTATATGAATATGTTCCTAAAATAATACATTATAATATCATGTGGAACATATCTCATCCTGATTTGGTAAGTGTTGGTGAGTATGATTCATATAATCAGGTTTATGTTGCATCAAAATACTGGACAAATGCACTTAAGAATGTTCTTAAAACAGATGTTGAAGAATTATTACAATGTACTGACACAACACTATTTCATAGACAATATACACCAGAATATGATACTCAATTATTGTTTGTAGGTAATTCAAGAAATGTATATAGAAAAGTACTTCATGATTTATTACCAACAGAATATGACCTGAATGTGTATGGTGATGGTTGGAATGGAATTGTTGATGATAAATACATTATAGCGGAACATATTCCAAATAAACAGTTATATAAAGCATATTCATCTACAAAAGTTGTATTAAATGATCATTGGAAGGATATGCGTGAAAAGGGATTTATATCCAACAGAATATTTGATGCTGTAGCTTGTGGAACTGTTGTTTTGTCAGATAATATATATGGTATTAGGGATATTTTCCCAGAAAATGCTGTTGTATTGTATGATGGTGAAAAAGACATTAATAATAAGATAGAAGAAGCTTTAAAGATAGGTCCTATTAATCCAAGTCTTGTAAAAGAGCATACATTTAAGAAACGTGTTGATAAAATTATTGATGATTATGAAAAAAAGTGTGGTAAATAA